A window of the Candidatus Eisenbacteria bacterium genome harbors these coding sequences:
- a CDS encoding AMP-binding protein gives MNLREVAPPPPSPVPAGLLDEAETVTGALEQLVRRFPDFACLTFLARDRTEARMTLGHLWIRAQSVHAALAAAGIRRGDFVVLVLPTGPELLAAYFGTMLAGGVPTLLAPPSNRFAAEDVYRDRLGFLLGHSGARALVCDDEVAALVATSEHLARATVLTPARIPRPATLPDPSPARADDIAMAQYSSGSTGTPKGVLLSQRAVLNNVRATRDGFRLAPSDIAVNWLPLYHDLGLIDAFLLPILAGAPAVLIPTMDFMRAPSLWLWALHHYGGTVALAPNFAYALSAQRIPDDELTGLDLGAWRIAFNGSEPVLAPTLAAFGARFARYGLRPTALVSGWGLAESVCISTVHPLGEAVRVETIDRQALATDGRARVTSGDGLASVSVGTALPGVEIAIRDAAHATLPERHVGTIWLRSTSLFIGYHRAPGVTAKALVDGWLDTGDQGYLAGGHLYFVAREKDLIVIGGEKYAPHDVETAIGRVSGVRAGCAVAFGVIDPTRGTEDVAAVVETHETDPAARAALGDAIRTAVMHDTGLALRHVVLVPPGGVEKTTSGKLARRATRDRYADAFTAK, from the coding sequence GTGAACCTGCGGGAGGTCGCTCCTCCGCCGCCGAGCCCGGTGCCCGCCGGCCTCCTCGACGAAGCGGAGACGGTGACGGGTGCGCTCGAGCAGCTGGTGCGGCGCTTTCCCGACTTCGCCTGCCTCACGTTCCTCGCGCGCGACCGGACCGAGGCGCGCATGACGCTCGGTCATCTCTGGATCCGCGCCCAGAGCGTGCACGCTGCCCTCGCGGCGGCCGGCATTCGCCGCGGCGACTTCGTGGTCCTCGTCCTGCCGACCGGCCCCGAGCTGCTCGCCGCTTACTTCGGGACCATGCTCGCGGGCGGCGTGCCGACGCTGCTCGCACCGCCGTCGAATCGCTTCGCCGCGGAGGACGTGTACCGCGACCGGCTCGGCTTCCTGCTGGGGCACAGCGGGGCGCGCGCGCTCGTGTGCGACGACGAGGTGGCCGCGCTGGTCGCCACCTCCGAGCATCTTGCGCGGGCAACCGTGCTCACCCCCGCGCGAATCCCGCGACCCGCGACGCTGCCCGATCCATCGCCGGCGAGGGCCGACGACATCGCCATGGCCCAGTACTCCTCCGGATCGACGGGTACGCCGAAGGGCGTGCTCCTCTCGCAGCGCGCCGTGCTGAACAACGTGCGCGCGACGCGCGACGGATTCCGCCTCGCGCCGAGCGACATCGCGGTCAACTGGCTTCCGCTCTACCACGACCTGGGGTTGATCGACGCCTTCCTGCTCCCGATCCTCGCCGGCGCGCCCGCGGTGCTCATCCCGACGATGGACTTCATGCGCGCGCCGTCGCTCTGGCTGTGGGCCCTGCACCACTACGGCGGCACCGTCGCGTTGGCGCCGAACTTCGCCTACGCGCTCTCGGCGCAACGCATCCCGGACGACGAGCTCACGGGTCTCGACCTCGGTGCGTGGCGCATCGCCTTCAACGGCTCCGAGCCCGTTCTCGCGCCGACGCTCGCGGCATTCGGCGCGCGCTTCGCACGCTACGGTCTTCGACCGACGGCGCTCGTCTCGGGCTGGGGCCTTGCCGAGAGCGTCTGCATCTCGACCGTGCATCCGCTCGGCGAGGCGGTCCGCGTCGAGACGATCGACCGCCAGGCGCTCGCGACCGATGGCCGGGCACGCGTAACGTCGGGTGATGGGCTCGCATCGGTCTCTGTCGGCACGGCGCTCCCCGGCGTCGAGATCGCGATCCGCGACGCGGCCCACGCGACGCTTCCGGAACGCCACGTGGGCACGATCTGGCTCCGCTCGACGTCGCTCTTCATCGGCTATCACCGTGCCCCCGGGGTCACCGCCAAGGCGCTGGTGGACGGCTGGCTCGACACCGGCGACCAGGGCTACCTCGCCGGCGGCCACCTCTACTTCGTCGCGCGCGAGAAGGACCTCATCGTGATCGGCGGCGAGAAGTACGCGCCGCACGACGTCGAGACGGCGATCGGCCGGGTGTCCGGCGTGCGCGCCGGGTGCGCCGTGGCGTTCGGCGTCATCGACCCGACCCGCGGCACCGAGGACGTCGCCGCCGTGGTCGAAACGCACGAGACCGATCCCGCCGCACGCGCCGCGCTCGGCGATGCCATCCGCACCGCGGTCATGCACGACACCGGCCTCGCCCTGCGCCACGTCGTCCTCGTGCCGCCCGGCGGCGTCGAGAAGACGACCAGCGGCAAGCTCGCGCGCCGCGCCACTCGCGACCGCTACGCCGACGCCTTCACGGCCAAGTAG